The following proteins are encoded in a genomic region of Drosophila miranda strain MSH22 chromosome 4, D.miranda_PacBio2.1, whole genome shotgun sequence:
- the LOC108163188 gene encoding lumican isoform X1 → METNLAEFGVTKSGNRFEKSVGKHVCMYVRAVSDENTSGGPSVSKVYNVAALKENDLCKKCTCDLENNLIDCTNKLNSWLSNEEWNVLINGNFTFETIKLEHNNLSSIPILPTYDVKHLYIGYNQIDSIANGAFQNLSDLTSLDLSHNKLTSKVLLPDVFKGPYTVSDYKALYNLKSLNLGYNELHFLDADLFEHAPNLEELILCSNNFQVIDGLSEVAISGLTSLKVLDISYMEIKTLPQTLLHGPRDLETLIAAGNLFSKLPDALSFARNLARLVLNENPIEDLQGDNIFPVMTNLRYLSMSYMPKLRHIGVGAMSELQNLTELILSDNKFLVEIDELALAKNLTDGQYMNYPPLEKVYLNNCNLTKLPKSLLVRWDKLSVLDLRYNPWTCEESNDYLINILLPQINKTTALLAKNVKCDSPVELKNVDILKVATDHLIDSKKSSGIFWIGLLVFILIAIPITLGIIVLYRRGCFSLNRNDSGASRALYNRTKFNDDYQI, encoded by the exons ATGGAGACAAATCTTGCAGAATTTGGGGTTACAAAATCAGGCAATCGGTTCGAAAAAAGTGTAGGCaaacatgtatgtatgtacgttcGA GCAGTTTCTGATGAAAACACATCCGGAGGGCCATCAGTTTCGAAGGTATAC AACGTTGCAGCTTTAAAAGAAAATGATCTGTGTAAAAAATGCACATGCGATttagaaaacaatttaatcgATTGCACGAACAAATTAAACAGTTGGCTCTCTAACGAAGAATGGAATGTCTTAATCAACGGAAACTTTACTTTTGAAACAATCAAGCTAGAACACAACAATTTAAGCAGTATCCCAATATTGCCAACATATGATGTAAAACATTTATACATAGGCTATAACCAGATAGATTCAATAGCTAACGGCGCCTTTCAAAATCTATCTGACTTGACAAGCCTAGACTTATCGCACAACAAATTAACTTCAAAAGTGTTGCTACCAGATGTCTTTAAAGGACCCTATACCGTATCGGACTATAAGGCGTTATACAATTTGAAATCGCTAAATTTGGGATACAATGAGCTGCATTTTTTGGATGCAGATTTATTCGAGCATGCTCCAAACCTAGAAGAGCTTATTTTATGCTCAAATAATTTTCAAGTAATAGACGGACTTTCAGAAGTGGCAATTTCAGGTTTGACATCATTGAAG GTTTTAGATATTTCCTATATGGAAATAAAAACCTTGCCACAAACTCTTCTACATGGGCCACGAGATCTTGAGACTTTAATAGCAGCTGGAAATCTTTTCAGTAAATTGCCAGATGCTTTATCATTTGCAAGGAATTTAGCCAGGCTTGTCTTGAATGAAAACCCAATTGAAGATCTTCAAGGCGACAA CATTTTTCCTGTGATGACTAACTTAAGATATCTCAGTATGTCTTATATGCCAAAGCTTCGCCATATTGGAGTTGGCGCCATGAGTGAATTGCAGA ACCTTACCGAGCTAATATTGTCTGACAACAAGTTTCTAGTAGAAATCGATGAGCTCGCCCTAGCAAAAAACCTTACTGATGGGCAATACATGAACTATCCGCCATTGGAAAAA GTTTATTTAAATAATTGCAACTTGACAAAATTACCAAAGTCATTACTTGTACGTTGGGATAAACTTTCAGTGCTTGATCTTAGATATAATCCATGGACTTGCGAAGAGTCGAATGATTATTTAATCAACATCCTACTGccacaaataaacaaaacaacCGCACTTCTGGCAAAAAATGTAAAGTGTGATTCACCCGTTGAATTAAAAAATGTGGATATTTTAAAGGTAGCGACGGATCATTTAATTGACAGTAAAAAAAGCAGTGGTATTTTCTGGATTGGGTTGCTTGTTTTTATTCTTATTGCCATTCCGATTACACTAGGaattattgtgttatacagaCGTGGCTGCTTTTCTTTAAATAGAAATGACAGCGGCGCCAGTCGTGCTCTCTATAATAGAACAAAGTTCAATGACGATTACCAAATCTAA
- the LOC108163190 gene encoding methionine aminopeptidase 1D, mitochondrial, translating to MTLKMSILLKCLLPQKSLIRNFIHRKGKGDAGKYERIFAPGQVSKERTVPQWIPKPPYYYKKMPPGSTIGSPEIKNIDQIQGMRLSGQLAANILQECGALAVIGKSTNEIDARAHELIIEANAYPSPLRYAGFPKSICTSVNNVACHGIPDDRQLIDGDIINIDVTVYLNGYHGDCSETFLVGDVDEHGRYLVEATRTCLDMCISLCGPDVSFNKIGKFIQQYCEETKLESIVDFIGHGIGSYFHGPPEIYHYHNNIGGKMRPGMTFTIEPILTLGESDIALLEDGWTAISLDGARSAQFEHTILITEAGAEVLTKVHE from the exons ATGACGCTTAAAATGAGCATACTCTTGAAATGTTTATTACCACAAAAGTCTTTAATAAGGAATTTTATTCACAGAAAGGGGAAGGG CGATGCAGGAAAGTATGAAAGAATCTTTGCACCCGGACAGGTTTCCAAGGAGCGGACTGTTCCTCAATGGATACCAAAGCCTCCATACTACTACAAAAAAATGCCACCAGGTAGCACAATTGGGAGCCcagaaattaaaaatatagacCAAATACAAGGAATGCGTCTAAGCGGACAACTGGCGGCCAACATATTACAAGAGTGCGGCGCTCTAGCAGTAATTGGGAAGTCAACAAATGAAATAGACGCACGTGCCCATGAACTTATTATTGAAGCAAATGCGTACCCGTCGCCCCTTAGGTATGCAGGGTTTCCAAAATCCATCTGCACGTCGGTCAATAATGTAGCATGCCATGGAATCCCAGATGACCGCCAGTTAATTGATGGCGATATTATAAACATTGATGTTACCGTTTACCTCAATGGTTACCATGGTGACTGTTCAGAAACCTTCCTCGTTGGTGATGTTGATGAACATGGCCGCTACCTGGTCGAAGCCACAAGGACTTGCTTAGATATGTGCATTTCACTATGTGGTCCAGATGTCTCTTTTAATAAAATCGGCAAGTTTATACAACAATATTGTGAAGAAACAAAACTTGAATCAATAGTTGATTTTATTGGACATGGGATTGGTAGTTATTTCCACGGGCCTCCAGAAATTTATCATTACC ATAATAACATTGGTGGTAAAATGCGTCCTGGTATGACGTTTACAATTGAACCCATCCTAACTCTTGGCGAATCGGACATAGCTTTGTTAGAAGATGGATGGACTGCAATCAGCCTAGATGGTGCACGGAGCGCACAATTTGAACACACTATACTTATAACAGAGGCAGGAGCAGAGGTACTGACAAAGGTCCATGAATAG
- the LOC108163188 gene encoding lumican isoform X4, which translates to METNLAEFGVTKSGNRFEKSVGKHAVSDENTSGGPSVSKNVAALKENDLCKKCTCDLENNLIDCTNKLNSWLSNEEWNVLINGNFTFETIKLEHNNLSSIPILPTYDVKHLYIGYNQIDSIANGAFQNLSDLTSLDLSHNKLTSKVLLPDVFKGPYTVSDYKALYNLKSLNLGYNELHFLDADLFEHAPNLEELILCSNNFQVIDGLSEVAISGLTSLKVLDISYMEIKTLPQTLLHGPRDLETLIAAGNLFSKLPDALSFARNLARLVLNENPIEDLQGDNIFPVMTNLRYLSMSYMPKLRHIGVGAMSELQNLTELILSDNKFLVEIDELALAKNLTDGQYMNYPPLEKVYLNNCNLTKLPKSLLVRWDKLSVLDLRYNPWTCEESNDYLINILLPQINKTTALLAKNVKCDSPVELKNVDILKVATDHLIDSKKSSGIFWIGLLVFILIAIPITLGIIVLYRRGCFSLNRNDSGASRALYNRTKFNDDYQI; encoded by the exons ATGGAGACAAATCTTGCAGAATTTGGGGTTACAAAATCAGGCAATCGGTTCGAAAAAAGTGTAGGCaaacat GCAGTTTCTGATGAAAACACATCCGGAGGGCCATCAGTTTCGAAG AACGTTGCAGCTTTAAAAGAAAATGATCTGTGTAAAAAATGCACATGCGATttagaaaacaatttaatcgATTGCACGAACAAATTAAACAGTTGGCTCTCTAACGAAGAATGGAATGTCTTAATCAACGGAAACTTTACTTTTGAAACAATCAAGCTAGAACACAACAATTTAAGCAGTATCCCAATATTGCCAACATATGATGTAAAACATTTATACATAGGCTATAACCAGATAGATTCAATAGCTAACGGCGCCTTTCAAAATCTATCTGACTTGACAAGCCTAGACTTATCGCACAACAAATTAACTTCAAAAGTGTTGCTACCAGATGTCTTTAAAGGACCCTATACCGTATCGGACTATAAGGCGTTATACAATTTGAAATCGCTAAATTTGGGATACAATGAGCTGCATTTTTTGGATGCAGATTTATTCGAGCATGCTCCAAACCTAGAAGAGCTTATTTTATGCTCAAATAATTTTCAAGTAATAGACGGACTTTCAGAAGTGGCAATTTCAGGTTTGACATCATTGAAG GTTTTAGATATTTCCTATATGGAAATAAAAACCTTGCCACAAACTCTTCTACATGGGCCACGAGATCTTGAGACTTTAATAGCAGCTGGAAATCTTTTCAGTAAATTGCCAGATGCTTTATCATTTGCAAGGAATTTAGCCAGGCTTGTCTTGAATGAAAACCCAATTGAAGATCTTCAAGGCGACAA CATTTTTCCTGTGATGACTAACTTAAGATATCTCAGTATGTCTTATATGCCAAAGCTTCGCCATATTGGAGTTGGCGCCATGAGTGAATTGCAGA ACCTTACCGAGCTAATATTGTCTGACAACAAGTTTCTAGTAGAAATCGATGAGCTCGCCCTAGCAAAAAACCTTACTGATGGGCAATACATGAACTATCCGCCATTGGAAAAA GTTTATTTAAATAATTGCAACTTGACAAAATTACCAAAGTCATTACTTGTACGTTGGGATAAACTTTCAGTGCTTGATCTTAGATATAATCCATGGACTTGCGAAGAGTCGAATGATTATTTAATCAACATCCTACTGccacaaataaacaaaacaacCGCACTTCTGGCAAAAAATGTAAAGTGTGATTCACCCGTTGAATTAAAAAATGTGGATATTTTAAAGGTAGCGACGGATCATTTAATTGACAGTAAAAAAAGCAGTGGTATTTTCTGGATTGGGTTGCTTGTTTTTATTCTTATTGCCATTCCGATTACACTAGGaattattgtgttatacagaCGTGGCTGCTTTTCTTTAAATAGAAATGACAGCGGCGCCAGTCGTGCTCTCTATAATAGAACAAAGTTCAATGACGATTACCAAATCTAA
- the LOC108163188 gene encoding lumican isoform X3: METNLAEFGVTKSGNRFEKSVGKHAVSDENTSGGPSVSKVYNVAALKENDLCKKCTCDLENNLIDCTNKLNSWLSNEEWNVLINGNFTFETIKLEHNNLSSIPILPTYDVKHLYIGYNQIDSIANGAFQNLSDLTSLDLSHNKLTSKVLLPDVFKGPYTVSDYKALYNLKSLNLGYNELHFLDADLFEHAPNLEELILCSNNFQVIDGLSEVAISGLTSLKVLDISYMEIKTLPQTLLHGPRDLETLIAAGNLFSKLPDALSFARNLARLVLNENPIEDLQGDNIFPVMTNLRYLSMSYMPKLRHIGVGAMSELQNLTELILSDNKFLVEIDELALAKNLTDGQYMNYPPLEKVYLNNCNLTKLPKSLLVRWDKLSVLDLRYNPWTCEESNDYLINILLPQINKTTALLAKNVKCDSPVELKNVDILKVATDHLIDSKKSSGIFWIGLLVFILIAIPITLGIIVLYRRGCFSLNRNDSGASRALYNRTKFNDDYQI, translated from the exons ATGGAGACAAATCTTGCAGAATTTGGGGTTACAAAATCAGGCAATCGGTTCGAAAAAAGTGTAGGCaaacat GCAGTTTCTGATGAAAACACATCCGGAGGGCCATCAGTTTCGAAGGTATAC AACGTTGCAGCTTTAAAAGAAAATGATCTGTGTAAAAAATGCACATGCGATttagaaaacaatttaatcgATTGCACGAACAAATTAAACAGTTGGCTCTCTAACGAAGAATGGAATGTCTTAATCAACGGAAACTTTACTTTTGAAACAATCAAGCTAGAACACAACAATTTAAGCAGTATCCCAATATTGCCAACATATGATGTAAAACATTTATACATAGGCTATAACCAGATAGATTCAATAGCTAACGGCGCCTTTCAAAATCTATCTGACTTGACAAGCCTAGACTTATCGCACAACAAATTAACTTCAAAAGTGTTGCTACCAGATGTCTTTAAAGGACCCTATACCGTATCGGACTATAAGGCGTTATACAATTTGAAATCGCTAAATTTGGGATACAATGAGCTGCATTTTTTGGATGCAGATTTATTCGAGCATGCTCCAAACCTAGAAGAGCTTATTTTATGCTCAAATAATTTTCAAGTAATAGACGGACTTTCAGAAGTGGCAATTTCAGGTTTGACATCATTGAAG GTTTTAGATATTTCCTATATGGAAATAAAAACCTTGCCACAAACTCTTCTACATGGGCCACGAGATCTTGAGACTTTAATAGCAGCTGGAAATCTTTTCAGTAAATTGCCAGATGCTTTATCATTTGCAAGGAATTTAGCCAGGCTTGTCTTGAATGAAAACCCAATTGAAGATCTTCAAGGCGACAA CATTTTTCCTGTGATGACTAACTTAAGATATCTCAGTATGTCTTATATGCCAAAGCTTCGCCATATTGGAGTTGGCGCCATGAGTGAATTGCAGA ACCTTACCGAGCTAATATTGTCTGACAACAAGTTTCTAGTAGAAATCGATGAGCTCGCCCTAGCAAAAAACCTTACTGATGGGCAATACATGAACTATCCGCCATTGGAAAAA GTTTATTTAAATAATTGCAACTTGACAAAATTACCAAAGTCATTACTTGTACGTTGGGATAAACTTTCAGTGCTTGATCTTAGATATAATCCATGGACTTGCGAAGAGTCGAATGATTATTTAATCAACATCCTACTGccacaaataaacaaaacaacCGCACTTCTGGCAAAAAATGTAAAGTGTGATTCACCCGTTGAATTAAAAAATGTGGATATTTTAAAGGTAGCGACGGATCATTTAATTGACAGTAAAAAAAGCAGTGGTATTTTCTGGATTGGGTTGCTTGTTTTTATTCTTATTGCCATTCCGATTACACTAGGaattattgtgttatacagaCGTGGCTGCTTTTCTTTAAATAGAAATGACAGCGGCGCCAGTCGTGCTCTCTATAATAGAACAAAGTTCAATGACGATTACCAAATCTAA
- the LOC108163188 gene encoding lumican isoform X2 has translation METNLAEFGVTKSGNRFEKSVGKHVCMYVRAVSDENTSGGPSVSKNVAALKENDLCKKCTCDLENNLIDCTNKLNSWLSNEEWNVLINGNFTFETIKLEHNNLSSIPILPTYDVKHLYIGYNQIDSIANGAFQNLSDLTSLDLSHNKLTSKVLLPDVFKGPYTVSDYKALYNLKSLNLGYNELHFLDADLFEHAPNLEELILCSNNFQVIDGLSEVAISGLTSLKVLDISYMEIKTLPQTLLHGPRDLETLIAAGNLFSKLPDALSFARNLARLVLNENPIEDLQGDNIFPVMTNLRYLSMSYMPKLRHIGVGAMSELQNLTELILSDNKFLVEIDELALAKNLTDGQYMNYPPLEKVYLNNCNLTKLPKSLLVRWDKLSVLDLRYNPWTCEESNDYLINILLPQINKTTALLAKNVKCDSPVELKNVDILKVATDHLIDSKKSSGIFWIGLLVFILIAIPITLGIIVLYRRGCFSLNRNDSGASRALYNRTKFNDDYQI, from the exons ATGGAGACAAATCTTGCAGAATTTGGGGTTACAAAATCAGGCAATCGGTTCGAAAAAAGTGTAGGCaaacatgtatgtatgtacgttcGA GCAGTTTCTGATGAAAACACATCCGGAGGGCCATCAGTTTCGAAG AACGTTGCAGCTTTAAAAGAAAATGATCTGTGTAAAAAATGCACATGCGATttagaaaacaatttaatcgATTGCACGAACAAATTAAACAGTTGGCTCTCTAACGAAGAATGGAATGTCTTAATCAACGGAAACTTTACTTTTGAAACAATCAAGCTAGAACACAACAATTTAAGCAGTATCCCAATATTGCCAACATATGATGTAAAACATTTATACATAGGCTATAACCAGATAGATTCAATAGCTAACGGCGCCTTTCAAAATCTATCTGACTTGACAAGCCTAGACTTATCGCACAACAAATTAACTTCAAAAGTGTTGCTACCAGATGTCTTTAAAGGACCCTATACCGTATCGGACTATAAGGCGTTATACAATTTGAAATCGCTAAATTTGGGATACAATGAGCTGCATTTTTTGGATGCAGATTTATTCGAGCATGCTCCAAACCTAGAAGAGCTTATTTTATGCTCAAATAATTTTCAAGTAATAGACGGACTTTCAGAAGTGGCAATTTCAGGTTTGACATCATTGAAG GTTTTAGATATTTCCTATATGGAAATAAAAACCTTGCCACAAACTCTTCTACATGGGCCACGAGATCTTGAGACTTTAATAGCAGCTGGAAATCTTTTCAGTAAATTGCCAGATGCTTTATCATTTGCAAGGAATTTAGCCAGGCTTGTCTTGAATGAAAACCCAATTGAAGATCTTCAAGGCGACAA CATTTTTCCTGTGATGACTAACTTAAGATATCTCAGTATGTCTTATATGCCAAAGCTTCGCCATATTGGAGTTGGCGCCATGAGTGAATTGCAGA ACCTTACCGAGCTAATATTGTCTGACAACAAGTTTCTAGTAGAAATCGATGAGCTCGCCCTAGCAAAAAACCTTACTGATGGGCAATACATGAACTATCCGCCATTGGAAAAA GTTTATTTAAATAATTGCAACTTGACAAAATTACCAAAGTCATTACTTGTACGTTGGGATAAACTTTCAGTGCTTGATCTTAGATATAATCCATGGACTTGCGAAGAGTCGAATGATTATTTAATCAACATCCTACTGccacaaataaacaaaacaacCGCACTTCTGGCAAAAAATGTAAAGTGTGATTCACCCGTTGAATTAAAAAATGTGGATATTTTAAAGGTAGCGACGGATCATTTAATTGACAGTAAAAAAAGCAGTGGTATTTTCTGGATTGGGTTGCTTGTTTTTATTCTTATTGCCATTCCGATTACACTAGGaattattgtgttatacagaCGTGGCTGCTTTTCTTTAAATAGAAATGACAGCGGCGCCAGTCGTGCTCTCTATAATAGAACAAAGTTCAATGACGATTACCAAATCTAA
- the LOC108163188 gene encoding lumican isoform X5, translated as MYVRAVSDENTSGGPSVSKVYNVAALKENDLCKKCTCDLENNLIDCTNKLNSWLSNEEWNVLINGNFTFETIKLEHNNLSSIPILPTYDVKHLYIGYNQIDSIANGAFQNLSDLTSLDLSHNKLTSKVLLPDVFKGPYTVSDYKALYNLKSLNLGYNELHFLDADLFEHAPNLEELILCSNNFQVIDGLSEVAISGLTSLKVLDISYMEIKTLPQTLLHGPRDLETLIAAGNLFSKLPDALSFARNLARLVLNENPIEDLQGDNIFPVMTNLRYLSMSYMPKLRHIGVGAMSELQNLTELILSDNKFLVEIDELALAKNLTDGQYMNYPPLEKVYLNNCNLTKLPKSLLVRWDKLSVLDLRYNPWTCEESNDYLINILLPQINKTTALLAKNVKCDSPVELKNVDILKVATDHLIDSKKSSGIFWIGLLVFILIAIPITLGIIVLYRRGCFSLNRNDSGASRALYNRTKFNDDYQI; from the exons atgtacgttcGA GCAGTTTCTGATGAAAACACATCCGGAGGGCCATCAGTTTCGAAGGTATAC AACGTTGCAGCTTTAAAAGAAAATGATCTGTGTAAAAAATGCACATGCGATttagaaaacaatttaatcgATTGCACGAACAAATTAAACAGTTGGCTCTCTAACGAAGAATGGAATGTCTTAATCAACGGAAACTTTACTTTTGAAACAATCAAGCTAGAACACAACAATTTAAGCAGTATCCCAATATTGCCAACATATGATGTAAAACATTTATACATAGGCTATAACCAGATAGATTCAATAGCTAACGGCGCCTTTCAAAATCTATCTGACTTGACAAGCCTAGACTTATCGCACAACAAATTAACTTCAAAAGTGTTGCTACCAGATGTCTTTAAAGGACCCTATACCGTATCGGACTATAAGGCGTTATACAATTTGAAATCGCTAAATTTGGGATACAATGAGCTGCATTTTTTGGATGCAGATTTATTCGAGCATGCTCCAAACCTAGAAGAGCTTATTTTATGCTCAAATAATTTTCAAGTAATAGACGGACTTTCAGAAGTGGCAATTTCAGGTTTGACATCATTGAAG GTTTTAGATATTTCCTATATGGAAATAAAAACCTTGCCACAAACTCTTCTACATGGGCCACGAGATCTTGAGACTTTAATAGCAGCTGGAAATCTTTTCAGTAAATTGCCAGATGCTTTATCATTTGCAAGGAATTTAGCCAGGCTTGTCTTGAATGAAAACCCAATTGAAGATCTTCAAGGCGACAA CATTTTTCCTGTGATGACTAACTTAAGATATCTCAGTATGTCTTATATGCCAAAGCTTCGCCATATTGGAGTTGGCGCCATGAGTGAATTGCAGA ACCTTACCGAGCTAATATTGTCTGACAACAAGTTTCTAGTAGAAATCGATGAGCTCGCCCTAGCAAAAAACCTTACTGATGGGCAATACATGAACTATCCGCCATTGGAAAAA GTTTATTTAAATAATTGCAACTTGACAAAATTACCAAAGTCATTACTTGTACGTTGGGATAAACTTTCAGTGCTTGATCTTAGATATAATCCATGGACTTGCGAAGAGTCGAATGATTATTTAATCAACATCCTACTGccacaaataaacaaaacaacCGCACTTCTGGCAAAAAATGTAAAGTGTGATTCACCCGTTGAATTAAAAAATGTGGATATTTTAAAGGTAGCGACGGATCATTTAATTGACAGTAAAAAAAGCAGTGGTATTTTCTGGATTGGGTTGCTTGTTTTTATTCTTATTGCCATTCCGATTACACTAGGaattattgtgttatacagaCGTGGCTGCTTTTCTTTAAATAGAAATGACAGCGGCGCCAGTCGTGCTCTCTATAATAGAACAAAGTTCAATGACGATTACCAAATCTAA
- the LOC108163191 gene encoding cilia- and flagella-associated protein 20: MFKNTFQSGFLSILYSIGSKPLQLWDKKVRNGHIKRITDNDIQSLVLEIVGTNVSTTFITCPADPKKTLGIKLPFLVMIIKNMKKYFTFEVQVLDDKNVRRRFRASNYQSTTRVKPFICTMPMRLDEGWNQIQFNLSDFTRRAYGTNYVETLRVQIHANCRIRRVYFSDRLYSEDELPPEFKLFLPIQKPVQKSNAICG, from the exons ATGTTCAAAAATACTTTTCAATCTGGATTTTTATCAATTCTCTACAGCATTGGCTCCAAGCCTCTTCAGCTTTGGGACAAGAAAGTGCGCAATGGACATATAAAACGTATAACTGACAATGACATACAGAGTCTAGTTCTGGAAATAGTTGGTACTAACGTCAGCACTACATTTATAACATGTCCAGCGGATCCAAAGAAGACACTTGGTATAAAATTGCCTTTTCTTGTAATGATTATTAAGAACATGAAGAAATACTTCACATTTGAAGTGCAG GTTCTGGATGATAAAAATGTTCGTCGCAGGTTTCGAGCCAGCAATTATCAATCGACCACTCGTGTCAAGCCATTTATTTGCACGATGCCCATGCGTCTGGATGAGGGATGGaatcaaattcaatttaacCTATCTGACTTTACACGGCGCGCCTATGGCACAAACTATGTAGAAACTCTGCGCGTACAAATTCATGCAAATTGCCGTATACGGCGCGTATATTTTTCTGATCGCCTCTATTCAGAAGACGAATTGCCGCCAGAATTTAAGTTGTTCCTACCAATTCAAAAACCAGTACAAAAGTCCAACGCTATTTGCGGCTAG